The Spirulina subsalsa PCC 9445 region TTTAATCGCTGTCTTACCGAGACAGGTTTCTAATAGTTCAATCATGGTGAGCAGTTCAACGGGCTTATTATTGCCGATGTTATAAATTTTATAGGGGGCATGGCTGGGGCCTTGGGGTTCGGGAATTTTAGCCATCACGCGGACAATCCCCTCAACGACATCATCGACATAGGTGAAATCCCGCTTCATTTGCCCTTGATTAAAGACATTAATAGGCTGGTTTTCTAAGATGGCTTGGGTAAATTTCCAGTAGGCCATGTCAGGCCGTCCCCAAGGGCCGTAAACGGTGAAAAAGCGGAGGGCAGTGATGGGGATTTGATAAAGATGACTGTAGCTGTGGGCGATTAATTCGTTGGCTTTTTTGGTGGCAGCATAGAGGCTTATGGGATGGTCTACGGAGTCGGTTACAGCAAAGGGGATTTTCTCATTCACCCCATAGACGGAACTGGAAGATGCAAAGACTAAATGCTTAATCTTGTTGTGCCGACAGCCTTCTAAAATGTTAACAAATCCGACTAGGTTACTGTCAACATAGGCGTGGGGGTTTTCGAGGGAATAACGGACTCCGGCTTGAGCGGCCAAATGAACTACTTGATCAAATTTGTGGTTTTGAAAGAGTTGCTGGGTGGCTGCTCGTTGGGCGAGGTCGAGGGGGTAGAATTGAAAGGCCTCGTGGGGGTCGAGTTGGGCTTTGCGGGCTTCTTTTAAGGCTACGTCATAGTAG contains the following coding sequences:
- a CDS encoding NAD-dependent epimerase; this translates as MKTILVTGAAGFIGFHLSRRLLAEGHQVIGVDNLNSYYDVALKEARKAQLDPHEAFQFYPLDLAQRAATQQLFQNHKFDQVVHLAAQAGVRYSLENPHAYVDSNLVGFVNILEGCRHNKIKHLVFASSSSVYGVNEKIPFAVTDSVDHPISLYAATKKANELIAHSYSHLYQIPITALRFFTVYGPWGRPDMAYWKFTQAILENQPINVFNQGQMKRDFTYVDDVVEGIVRVMAKIPEPQGPSHAPYKIYNIGNNKPVELLTMIELLETCLGKTAIKNMLPMQPGDVPITYADVDDLMQDVGFQPSTPLLTGLREFVNWYCDYFKWKLS